A portion of the Streptomyces sp. YPW6 genome contains these proteins:
- a CDS encoding TIGR02452 family protein codes for MSARLRGIARETEAVVEAGRYRNAAGLDVSIERAVAAARSGTRLYGPDPVPVAALDTDRVPHIEVTAESSLAAARRMTGEASGRVAVLNYASARNPGGGYLNGAQAQEEALCRGSALHTTLLRAPESYAHHRAERSAFYTDRVIHSPAVPVFRDDRGHFLDAPYLAGFLTSPAPNAGVIRRQTPEDAHRVPAALASRAERVLEVAAVRGYRRLVLGAWGCGVFQNDPHEVAEAFRALVGAGGRFGGHFEQIVFGILDRTPDSAVRAAFTRTFA; via the coding sequence GTGAGCGCGCGGCTGCGCGGTATCGCGCGCGAGACGGAAGCGGTCGTCGAGGCCGGGCGATATCGCAACGCAGCAGGTCTGGACGTTTCGATCGAACGAGCGGTAGCCGCCGCACGCTCCGGCACCAGGCTCTACGGCCCCGATCCGGTGCCCGTCGCCGCCCTGGACACCGACCGCGTCCCCCACATCGAGGTCACCGCCGAGAGCAGTCTCGCCGCCGCCCGCCGGATGACCGGCGAGGCCTCCGGCCGGGTCGCCGTCCTGAACTACGCCTCGGCCCGCAATCCCGGTGGCGGCTATCTCAACGGCGCCCAGGCCCAGGAGGAGGCCCTGTGCCGGGGGTCCGCGCTCCACACGACCCTCCTGCGCGCTCCCGAGTCCTACGCGCACCACCGCGCGGAGCGCAGCGCCTTCTACACCGACCGGGTGATCCACTCGCCCGCCGTGCCGGTCTTCCGCGACGACCGCGGCCACTTCCTGGACGCCCCGTACCTGGCGGGATTCCTCACCTCGCCCGCGCCGAACGCCGGTGTGATCCGACGGCAGACCCCCGAGGACGCCCACCGCGTCCCGGCCGCCCTGGCCTCCCGCGCCGAACGGGTCCTGGAGGTCGCGGCCGTACGGGGCTACCGAAGGCTCGTCCTGGGGGCCTGGGGCTGCGGTGTCTTCCAGAACGACCCGCACGAGGTGGCCGAGGCGTTCCGGGCCCTGGTCGGCGCGGGCGGCCGGTTCGGCGGCCACTTCGAGCAGATCGTCTTCGGGATCCTGGACCGGACCCCCGACTCCGCCGTCCGGGCCGCCTTCACCCGGACCTTCGCCTGA
- the egtB gene encoding ergothioneine biosynthesis protein EgtB has protein sequence MTEHREKEEHSAEFAPRELSDAFDPTRVSGQAAAGFPFASGIDPEVLRRRALDALLSARTRTALLTDSVDDGELTAQHSPLMSPLVWDLAHIGNQEEQWLLRAVGGREALRPEIDGLYNAFEHSRASRPSLPLLAPAEARTYASDVRGRALELLEGTPLHEGGGPLERSGFAFGMIAQHEQQHDETMLITHQLRAGPAALTAPAPPAPPEPVGAEVMPSEVLVPGGPFTMGTSAEPWALDNERPAHRRDLAAFHLDSSPVTCGAYLRFVEDDGYGDERWWAPEGWAMVREHGLSAPLFWRREAGQWLRRRFGVTEPVPYDEPVLHVSWYEADAYARWAGRRLPTEAEWEKAARHDPASGRSRRYPWGDGDPTPERANLGQRHLRPARAGAYPLGRSPSGAGQLIGDVWEWTASDFLPYPGFVAFPYREYSEVFFGPGHKVLRGGSFAVDQVACRGTFRNWDLPVRRQIFAGFRTARDA, from the coding sequence ATGACCGAGCACCGTGAGAAGGAAGAGCACAGCGCGGAGTTCGCGCCCCGCGAGCTGTCCGACGCGTTCGATCCCACCCGGGTGTCCGGCCAGGCCGCAGCCGGATTCCCCTTCGCCTCCGGGATCGATCCGGAGGTCCTGCGGCGGCGCGCCCTGGACGCGCTGCTCTCCGCGCGCACCCGCACCGCACTGCTCACCGACAGTGTGGACGACGGCGAACTGACGGCCCAGCACTCCCCCTTGATGTCGCCGCTGGTCTGGGACCTGGCGCACATCGGCAACCAGGAGGAGCAGTGGCTGCTGCGCGCCGTCGGTGGCCGGGAGGCACTGCGCCCGGAGATCGACGGTCTGTACAACGCCTTCGAGCACTCGCGCGCCTCACGCCCCTCTCTGCCTCTCCTGGCCCCCGCCGAGGCCCGCACGTACGCGTCCGACGTGCGGGGGCGGGCGCTGGAGCTGCTGGAGGGCACGCCTCTGCACGAGGGCGGGGGGCCGCTGGAGCGGTCCGGGTTCGCCTTCGGGATGATCGCCCAGCACGAACAGCAGCACGACGAGACCATGCTGATCACCCATCAGCTGCGCGCCGGCCCGGCGGCGCTCACCGCACCGGCCCCTCCGGCCCCGCCAGAGCCCGTCGGCGCCGAGGTGATGCCGAGCGAAGTCCTCGTCCCCGGCGGACCGTTCACGATGGGCACCTCCGCCGAGCCGTGGGCCCTGGACAACGAGCGCCCCGCACACCGGCGGGACCTCGCGGCGTTCCACCTGGACTCCTCCCCGGTGACCTGCGGCGCGTATCTCCGGTTCGTCGAGGACGACGGGTACGGGGACGAGCGCTGGTGGGCGCCCGAAGGCTGGGCCATGGTGCGTGAGCACGGCTTGTCCGCGCCACTGTTCTGGCGGCGGGAGGCGGGACAGTGGCTGCGCCGCCGGTTCGGGGTGACCGAGCCGGTGCCGTACGACGAACCGGTGCTGCACGTCAGCTGGTACGAGGCGGACGCGTACGCCCGCTGGGCGGGGCGGCGGCTTCCCACGGAGGCCGAGTGGGAGAAGGCCGCCCGGCACGACCCCGCGTCCGGCCGATCACGGCGCTATCCCTGGGGAGACGGGGATCCGACGCCGGAGCGGGCCAATCTGGGCCAGCGCCATCTGCGTCCGGCGCGGGCAGGGGCGTATCCGCTGGGCCGTTCCCCTTCCGGGGCGGGGCAGTTGATCGGCGATGTGTGGGAGTGGACCGCCAGCGACTTCCTGCCCTATCCGGGGTTCGTGGCGTTTCCCTACCGCGAGTATTCGGAAGTGTTCTTCGGTCCGGGACACAAGGTGCTGCGCGGCGGGTCGTTCGCCGTCGACCAGGTCGCCTGCCGGGGCACCTTCCGCAACTGGGACCTTCCGGTGCGGCGGCAGATCTTCGCCGGTTTCCGAACGGCGAGGGATGCCTGA
- the egtA gene encoding ergothioneine biosynthesis glutamate--cysteine ligase EgtA: protein MALDIPGATGSRPDAAPLDESGAEELLRGICFKTGPPRTVGVELEWLIHDRERPDVPVGQERLDSAVEAVRALPLDAALTFEPGGQLELSSQPAGSLMECVTRTAADMAAVRAALGSAGLAPVGLGVDPWQTAHRRLREPRYAAMETALDRSGPSGRAMMCTSASVQVCLDAGEEEPGPLGYGRRWQLAHLLGAVLVAAFANSPFQRGRRTGWRSTRQALWADLDPGRSLAPGTGRAPRDAWAAHVLDTSVLCIRCEDGPWDVPEGLTFREWIRTGAPRPPVRDDLDYHLTTLFPPIRPRGHLELRMIDAQSGPDGWLVPLAVATALFDDPEAAETVYRAVKPLAETAGASAAPRNPLWTAAAREGLADPELRAAAVTCFGAALPALERMGASEAVRDTVAAFIDRYVARGRCPADDLPEPGDLTDLGLLTGRGLMLTDPGSPPGTGTGPPAGPSAQPNEGLSADGPTIPPHSGKAASA, encoded by the coding sequence ATGGCCTTGGACATTCCCGGCGCGACCGGTTCGCGCCCGGACGCCGCCCCGCTCGACGAGAGCGGGGCAGAGGAATTACTGCGCGGCATATGTTTCAAGACGGGTCCGCCCCGGACCGTCGGCGTGGAACTCGAATGGCTCATCCACGACCGGGAACGTCCGGACGTCCCGGTGGGCCAGGAGAGGCTGGACAGCGCCGTCGAGGCGGTCCGCGCGCTGCCGCTCGACGCGGCGCTGACCTTCGAGCCGGGCGGGCAGCTGGAACTGAGTTCACAGCCGGCCGGTTCGCTGATGGAGTGCGTCACGAGGACCGCGGCCGATATGGCGGCGGTCCGTGCCGCGCTCGGCTCGGCGGGGCTCGCACCGGTGGGGCTCGGCGTGGATCCGTGGCAGACCGCGCACCGCAGGCTGCGCGAGCCGCGTTACGCGGCGATGGAGACCGCCCTGGACCGGTCGGGGCCGTCCGGTCGGGCGATGATGTGCACCTCCGCGTCGGTCCAGGTCTGTCTGGACGCGGGCGAGGAGGAGCCGGGGCCGCTCGGTTACGGGCGGCGCTGGCAGCTCGCGCACCTGCTCGGCGCGGTGCTGGTGGCGGCGTTCGCGAATTCGCCGTTCCAGCGGGGCCGCCGGACCGGCTGGCGCTCCACCCGGCAGGCGCTGTGGGCCGACCTCGATCCGGGCCGGAGCCTCGCCCCGGGCACGGGGCGCGCGCCCCGTGACGCCTGGGCCGCCCATGTCCTGGACACGAGCGTGCTGTGCATCCGGTGCGAGGACGGCCCCTGGGACGTCCCCGAGGGACTCACCTTCCGCGAGTGGATCCGCACCGGGGCGCCCCGGCCGCCGGTGCGGGACGATCTCGACTACCACCTCACCACGCTGTTCCCGCCGATCCGGCCGCGCGGCCATCTCGAACTGCGCATGATCGACGCGCAGAGCGGACCCGACGGGTGGCTGGTGCCGCTCGCCGTGGCCACGGCCCTGTTCGACGACCCGGAGGCCGCCGAGACCGTGTACCGCGCCGTGAAGCCACTGGCCGAGACGGCGGGCGCGTCGGCCGCCCCGCGCAATCCGCTCTGGACCGCCGCCGCCCGCGAGGGTCTGGCCGATCCGGAGCTGCGGGCCGCGGCCGTCACCTGCTTCGGGGCCGCGCTCCCGGCCCTGGAGCGGATGGGGGCGAGCGAGGCGGTGCGCGACACGGTGGCCGCCTTCATCGACCGCTATGTGGCCCGGGGCCGGTGTCCGGCCGACGATCTGCCGGAACCGGGCGACCTCACCGATCTCGGCCTGCTGACCGGGCGGGGCTTGATGCTGACCGATCCGGGTTCGCCGCCGGGCACCGGCACCGGTCCGCCGGCCGGGCCGTCCGCGCAGCCGAACGAGGGCCTGTCAGCCGACGGGCCGACGATCCCGCCGCACTCCGGAAAGGCGGCCTCCGCATGA
- a CDS encoding LacI family DNA-binding transcriptional regulator: MSQLPKQPAEVSAPTSADVARLAGVSRATVSYVLNNNATVRISDPTRRRVREAALQLGYVPHAAARSLRAGHSRMVLLPSGQIPGGPLHQYFFEELQSGLRRLDYTVVQYGSVGLTADEAATAWAELRPVAVVVPPGITLTPHGTGILTRSGAKAVITLGPDPVPGAHGLVMDQRRVGESAVEHLLARGRRHIGVVMPQEPSRESFSASRLAGARRAAEGATARVCPLPLRYEEESAQQLAARWPDLGLDAVFAYNDEYAMLMMRALQDAGVAVPADTAVIGADDSLIGRLLRPRLSTVRMDLAMPQPLAETIDRMVQHPGGPPVHHDLLRTSAVHRESS; this comes from the coding sequence ATGAGCCAGTTACCCAAGCAGCCCGCCGAAGTCTCCGCCCCGACCAGCGCCGACGTGGCCCGCCTCGCCGGGGTGTCCCGGGCCACCGTGTCGTACGTGCTGAACAACAACGCCACCGTCCGGATCAGCGATCCCACCCGACGCCGGGTCAGGGAGGCCGCCCTCCAACTCGGATACGTGCCGCACGCGGCCGCCCGCAGTCTGCGCGCCGGACACAGCCGCATGGTCCTGCTCCCCTCGGGCCAGATACCCGGGGGGCCGCTGCACCAGTACTTCTTCGAGGAACTCCAGTCGGGGTTGCGCCGACTGGACTACACCGTCGTCCAGTACGGCAGCGTCGGTCTCACCGCCGACGAGGCCGCCACGGCCTGGGCGGAACTGCGGCCCGTCGCCGTCGTCGTCCCGCCGGGCATCACCCTCACCCCGCACGGCACGGGCATCCTGACCCGCTCCGGGGCCAAGGCGGTGATCACCCTGGGGCCCGATCCGGTGCCAGGGGCGCACGGCCTGGTCATGGACCAACGCCGGGTCGGGGAAAGCGCCGTGGAACACCTCCTGGCCCGCGGCCGCCGCCACATCGGCGTGGTCATGCCCCAGGAACCGAGCCGGGAGTCCTTCTCCGCATCCCGCCTCGCCGGCGCGCGGCGGGCCGCGGAAGGGGCGACGGCCCGCGTCTGCCCGCTGCCGTTGCGGTACGAGGAGGAGTCCGCGCAGCAGTTGGCCGCCCGCTGGCCGGATCTGGGACTGGACGCGGTGTTCGCCTACAACGACGAGTACGCCATGCTGATGATGCGGGCCCTCCAGGACGCCGGTGTGGCCGTGCCCGCCGACACGGCGGTGATCGGCGCGGACGACTCCCTCATCGGCAGGCTGCTGCGCCCCCGGCTGAGCACCGTCCGGATGGACCTGGCGATGCCGCAGCCGCTCGCGGAGACGATCGACCGCATGGTCCAGCACCCGGGCGGGCCACCGGTCCACCACGACCTGCTCCGCACCAGCGCGGTCCACCGGGAATCCAGCTGA
- a CDS encoding type II toxin-antitoxin system PemK/MazF family toxin: protein MMFHDSAYRSDNPCDVPGSSGPTATVQADPAEVASVRTSYAPDRDGDPDPGEIVWTWVPFEENDGRGKDRPVLVVAREEAGTLLAVQLSSKRHDEDHEWVALGAGPWDSSGRPSWVDLDRVLRVHEDGMRREACALDPERFDRVVGRLRERYGWS from the coding sequence ATGATGTTCCACGACAGCGCCTACCGTTCCGACAACCCCTGTGACGTGCCCGGCAGCAGCGGGCCGACCGCCACGGTGCAGGCCGATCCCGCCGAGGTGGCTTCCGTGCGCACCTCCTACGCCCCCGATCGCGACGGCGATCCCGATCCCGGCGAGATCGTCTGGACCTGGGTGCCCTTCGAGGAGAACGACGGGCGTGGGAAGGACCGGCCGGTGCTCGTCGTGGCCCGCGAGGAGGCGGGCACGCTCCTGGCCGTCCAGCTCTCCAGCAAGCGGCACGACGAGGACCACGAGTGGGTCGCTCTGGGCGCGGGCCCGTGGGACAGCTCGGGGCGCCCGTCCTGGGTCGATCTGGACCGGGTGCTGCGGGTCCACGAGGACGGGATGCGACGCGAGGCGTGCGCGCTGGACCCGGAGCGGTTCGACCGGGTCGTCGGGCGGCTGCGCGAGCGGTACGGCTGGAGCTGA
- the trxA gene encoding thioredoxin, whose amino-acid sequence MSTVELTKENFDQVVSDNDFVLIDFWASWCGPCRQFAPVYDSASERHPDLVFAKVDTEAQQELAAAFDIRSIPTLMIVRDNVAVFAQPGALPETALEDVIGQARNLDMDEVRKSVEEQKRAAEAGQGQPEAP is encoded by the coding sequence ATGAGCACCGTCGAGCTCACCAAGGAAAATTTCGACCAGGTCGTCAGCGACAACGATTTCGTCCTGATCGACTTCTGGGCTTCCTGGTGTGGCCCCTGCCGTCAGTTCGCGCCGGTCTACGACTCGGCCTCCGAGCGCCACCCGGACCTGGTCTTCGCCAAGGTCGACACCGAGGCGCAGCAGGAACTGGCCGCGGCCTTCGATATCCGCTCCATCCCCACGCTGATGATCGTCCGTGACAACGTCGCGGTGTTCGCGCAGCCGGGCGCGCTGCCCGAGACGGCGCTGGAGGACGTCATCGGACAGGCCCGGAATCTCGACATGGACGAGGTCCGCAAGTCGGTCGAGGAGCAGAAGCGGGCGGCGGAGGCGGGGCAGGGACAGCCGGAGGCCCCGTAG
- a CDS encoding NAD(P)/FAD-dependent oxidoreductase: MTDAGKISEGSSYDVVVIGAGPVGENVADRARAAGLTTAVVESERVGGECSYWACMPSKALLRPVVARADARRVPGLSAAAQGPLDVGAVLAKRDEETSHWKDDGQVAWLESVGADVYRGTGRLTGPREVTVTGADGTERRLAARHAVAVCTGTRAVVPALPGIEEARPWTSREATSAKAAPGRLVVVGGGVVGVEMATAWQALGSEVTLLIRGGGLLPRMEPFAGELVADALTEAGATIRTGVSVTAVHRPAPGGPVTVELDDGGRVEADEVLFATGRAPRTDDLGLETVGFAPGSWLTVDDSCLVEGTDWLYGVGDVNHRALLTHQGKYQARIAGAAIAARAGKAALDSAPWGPQAATADHAAVPQVVFTDPEAASVGLTLAEAERAGHRVRAVDHDLASVAGSGLYADGYRGRARMIVDLDREILLGVTFVGPGIGELLHSATVAVAGEVPIARLWHAVPAYPTISEVWLRLLETWRG, from the coding sequence ATGACTGACGCAGGCAAGATCTCCGAAGGCTCGTCCTACGACGTGGTGGTCATCGGCGCGGGACCCGTGGGCGAGAACGTCGCGGACCGGGCCCGCGCCGCCGGGCTCACCACGGCGGTGGTGGAATCCGAACGGGTCGGCGGCGAGTGCTCCTACTGGGCCTGCATGCCGAGCAAGGCGCTGCTGCGCCCCGTGGTCGCCCGCGCCGACGCCCGCCGGGTTCCGGGGCTGAGCGCCGCCGCGCAGGGCCCGCTGGACGTGGGAGCCGTCCTCGCCAAGCGGGACGAGGAGACGAGCCACTGGAAGGACGACGGCCAGGTCGCCTGGCTGGAGAGCGTCGGCGCGGACGTGTACCGCGGTACGGGACGGCTCACCGGCCCCCGGGAGGTCACCGTCACCGGCGCCGACGGTACGGAGCGCCGTCTCGCCGCCCGGCACGCCGTCGCCGTCTGCACCGGCACCCGGGCCGTCGTCCCCGCCCTCCCCGGCATCGAGGAGGCCCGGCCCTGGACGAGCCGTGAGGCCACCAGCGCCAAGGCGGCTCCCGGCCGGCTCGTGGTCGTCGGCGGGGGCGTCGTGGGCGTGGAGATGGCCACCGCCTGGCAGGCGCTGGGCTCGGAGGTGACCCTGCTGATCCGGGGCGGCGGCCTGCTCCCGCGGATGGAGCCCTTCGCGGGCGAGCTGGTCGCCGACGCGCTCACGGAGGCCGGGGCCACGATCCGTACGGGCGTCTCCGTCACCGCCGTGCACCGCCCCGCACCCGGCGGACCGGTCACCGTCGAACTGGACGACGGCGGCCGCGTCGAGGCCGACGAGGTCCTCTTCGCCACCGGCAGGGCCCCGCGCACCGACGACCTGGGCCTGGAGACCGTCGGCTTCGCCCCCGGTTCCTGGCTCACTGTGGACGACAGCTGCCTCGTCGAGGGCACGGACTGGCTGTACGGGGTCGGAGACGTCAACCACCGCGCCCTCCTGACCCACCAGGGCAAGTACCAGGCCCGGATCGCGGGCGCGGCGATCGCCGCCCGCGCCGGGAAGGCCGCCCTGGACAGCGCCCCCTGGGGGCCCCAGGCGGCCACCGCCGACCACGCGGCCGTTCCCCAGGTGGTCTTCACCGACCCCGAGGCCGCGTCCGTCGGCCTGACCCTCGCCGAGGCCGAACGCGCCGGCCACCGGGTCCGCGCCGTCGACCACGACCTCGCCTCCGTCGCCGGCTCCGGCCTCTACGCCGACGGCTACCGCGGCCGCGCCCGGATGATCGTGGACCTGGACCGCGAGATCCTGCTCGGCGTCACCTTCGTCGGCCCGGGCATCGGCGAGCTCCTCCATTCGGCGACGGTCGCGGTCGCGGGGGAGGTCCCCATCGCCCGCCTGTGGCACGCGGTTCCGGCGTACCCGACGATCAGCGAGGTGTGGCTGCGGCTGCTGGAGACGTGGAGGGGATAG